One genomic region from Haloterrigena gelatinilytica encodes:
- a CDS encoding DUF1059 domain-containing protein — protein sequence MPYQFECSGDHCQFMIRSSSSDEVERLVRAHVRMTHNGRIAKADIEREMDRVELA from the coding sequence ATGCCCTACCAGTTCGAGTGTTCGGGGGATCACTGCCAGTTCATGATCCGCTCGAGCAGCTCCGACGAGGTGGAGCGGTTAGTCCGAGCGCACGTTCGAATGACCCACAACGGACGGATCGCGAAAGCCGATATCGAACGCGAAATGGATCGCGTCGAACTCGCGTAA
- a CDS encoding MutS-related protein, producing MDLESIPGVGEKTARALEALDEPERALRRGDVATIATAPGITQGRAARIARGAIRQEHDDPGGFLATDRAREVYREVLGLLKERTVTDYAAQRLETIYPSPRRSRIEDVQAFAREAIDRDYDDAVLEALEGLEPLRNPGDVRVRERCLATTDAERYSEAKEAIPELSVEIVEDAQGLAELARGYSTVIALDESFAGVTLEGDVQVKPGALENPAEVVPERPLSFFARNRDRLQAAVEVHQAAALEPACDLAALEDGLSRLDEDGTVAGDDELDRLTTAVDDLDAAASAAESVANDRLREAIREQDVTIEGSDLLSLVERGAGVDSLLSRELADEYAAAVEAAREHLIDALDLDQGESEIARRAFSDEPAFPVERDEAVVSRLREELTAAKERRAGRLKRELAADLADQREGARQLVRDALELDVELAIARFAREYECTMPEFVESEARGASEDDGAATESDDPVGFAIEGGQSPLLDEPLEAIDPVDYAVSDVALLSGVNSGGKTSTLDLVAGVVVLAHMGLPVPAERVRLRRFDDLHYHAKTQGTLDAGAFESTVREFADLAQGGEGSLVLVDELESITEPGASAKIIAGILEALSENGATAVFVSHLAGEIREMADYDVTVDGIEAVGLVDGELEVNRSPVKDHLARSTPELIVEKLADEARDDAVATNGGAPDGEGDPEPVFYDRLLEKFD from the coding sequence ATGGACCTCGAGTCGATCCCGGGCGTGGGCGAAAAGACCGCTCGGGCGCTGGAAGCGCTCGACGAACCCGAGCGCGCGCTGCGGCGGGGCGACGTCGCGACGATCGCGACCGCGCCGGGGATCACCCAGGGGCGAGCCGCCCGCATCGCGCGCGGCGCGATCCGCCAGGAGCACGACGACCCCGGCGGCTTCCTCGCGACCGACCGCGCCCGCGAGGTCTATCGAGAGGTCCTCGGGCTGCTGAAAGAACGCACCGTCACCGACTACGCCGCCCAGCGCCTCGAGACGATCTACCCGAGTCCGCGCCGCTCGCGCATCGAGGACGTGCAGGCGTTCGCCCGCGAGGCGATCGACCGCGACTACGACGACGCGGTGCTCGAGGCCCTCGAGGGGCTCGAGCCGCTCCGGAACCCGGGCGACGTCCGCGTCCGCGAGCGCTGTCTGGCGACGACCGACGCCGAGCGGTACAGCGAGGCGAAAGAAGCGATCCCGGAGCTCTCCGTCGAGATCGTGGAGGACGCTCAGGGACTGGCCGAACTCGCGCGGGGGTACTCGACGGTGATCGCCCTCGACGAATCCTTCGCCGGCGTCACCCTCGAGGGCGACGTCCAGGTCAAACCCGGCGCGCTCGAGAATCCCGCCGAAGTCGTCCCCGAGCGCCCGCTGTCCTTCTTCGCGCGCAACCGGGACCGCCTGCAGGCGGCCGTCGAGGTGCATCAAGCGGCGGCTCTGGAGCCGGCTTGTGACCTCGCAGCGCTCGAGGACGGCCTCTCGCGGCTCGACGAGGACGGCACCGTCGCGGGCGACGACGAACTCGACCGGCTGACGACGGCTGTCGACGATCTGGACGCGGCCGCGAGCGCGGCCGAGAGCGTCGCCAACGACCGGCTGCGAGAGGCGATCCGCGAGCAGGACGTGACGATCGAGGGGTCGGACCTGCTCTCCCTGGTCGAACGGGGCGCCGGCGTCGACTCCCTGCTGTCCCGAGAACTCGCGGACGAGTACGCCGCGGCCGTCGAGGCCGCCCGCGAGCACCTGATCGACGCGCTGGATCTCGATCAGGGGGAGAGCGAGATCGCCCGCCGCGCGTTCAGCGACGAACCGGCGTTTCCGGTCGAGCGCGACGAGGCGGTCGTCTCGCGGCTGCGCGAGGAGCTGACCGCGGCCAAGGAGCGCCGCGCCGGCCGGCTCAAACGCGAGCTCGCCGCCGATCTGGCCGACCAGCGCGAGGGGGCCCGCCAGCTCGTTCGGGACGCCCTCGAGTTGGACGTCGAACTCGCGATCGCCCGCTTCGCCCGGGAGTACGAGTGTACGATGCCGGAGTTCGTTGAGAGCGAGGCGCGTGGCGCCTCGGAAGACGACGGAGCGGCGACCGAGAGCGACGACCCCGTCGGCTTCGCTATCGAGGGCGGCCAGTCGCCCCTGCTCGACGAGCCGCTCGAGGCCATCGATCCCGTCGACTACGCGGTCTCGGACGTGGCGCTGCTGTCGGGAGTCAACAGCGGCGGGAAGACCTCGACGCTTGATCTGGTCGCCGGCGTCGTCGTACTTGCCCACATGGGCCTGCCCGTCCCCGCGGAGCGCGTTCGCCTCCGGCGGTTCGACGACCTCCACTACCACGCTAAGACCCAGGGGACCCTCGACGCGGGCGCCTTCGAGTCGACGGTCCGGGAGTTCGCCGATCTCGCCCAGGGCGGCGAGGGCTCGCTCGTGCTGGTCGACGAACTCGAGAGCATCACCGAACCCGGCGCCTCGGCGAAGATCATCGCCGGCATCCTGGAAGCGCTCTCGGAGAACGGCGCGACGGCCGTCTTCGTCTCCCACCTCGCCGGCGAGATCCGGGAGATGGCCGACTACGACGTGACCGTCGACGGCATCGAGGCGGTCGGCCTCGTGGACGGCGAACTCGAGGTCAACCGCTCGCCCGTCAAGGACCACCTCGCGCGGTCGACCCCCGAGTTGATCGTCGAGAAACTGGCCGACGAGGCCCGAGACGACGCGGTCGCGACCAACGGCGGCGCGCCGGACGGCGAGGGCGATCCGGAGCCCGTCTTCTACGATCGGCTGCTCGAGAAGTTCGACTAG
- a CDS encoding SagB/ThcOx family dehydrogenase, with amino-acid sequence MELRNRTKLFRAAATTGALYHVDLYVVCGDLEGPGDGSSGDLDLDLEAGVYHFDPSTCSLDVLREGDHRRVLAAASEYDAVAEAPLSIVATSTWWRNAWKYEARTVRHAFWDSGTTLANLLAAAHALDYRAEVVAGFADRPVADLLGVDPEREAPLEIVPIGADAPVPSSAAADIDPIDPATEPLSPNEREFPLIHEAWQAGTLEDGAAAASWRARGPTGNRTIGTRDPGDGERVPLEPVDPETASSRPLHRTIRRRGSCREYEREPISFRQLSTVLDRAVRGVPMDVRGGGERSETGADPPLSFVDPYLIVNGVDGLESGSYHYHPDAGELERLQSGAFRREASHLALDQRLGGEAAVCVYFLTDLDELVDALGDRGYRAAQLEAALTAGRLYLGTYAHRTLGGTGLTFYDDVVTDFFAPRAAGQTPMFLYTIGRPA; translated from the coding sequence ATCGAGCTTCGCAACCGGACGAAACTCTTTCGCGCCGCGGCGACCACCGGCGCGCTCTACCACGTCGATCTGTACGTCGTCTGCGGCGACCTTGAGGGACCGGGCGACGGCTCGAGCGGTGATCTCGACCTCGATCTCGAGGCCGGCGTCTACCACTTCGATCCCAGCACCTGCTCGCTCGATGTCCTCCGCGAGGGCGACCACCGCCGCGTCCTCGCGGCCGCCAGCGAGTACGATGCCGTCGCCGAGGCGCCGCTGTCGATCGTCGCGACCTCGACGTGGTGGCGAAACGCATGGAAGTACGAGGCGCGCACCGTTCGCCACGCCTTCTGGGACTCGGGGACGACGCTGGCGAACTTGCTCGCGGCCGCCCACGCGCTGGACTACCGCGCCGAGGTCGTCGCCGGCTTCGCCGACCGCCCCGTCGCGGATCTGCTCGGCGTCGATCCCGAGCGCGAGGCACCGCTCGAGATCGTCCCGATCGGCGCGGACGCGCCCGTTCCGAGTTCGGCGGCCGCCGATATCGACCCGATCGATCCCGCTACTGAACCTCTCTCACCGAACGAACGGGAGTTCCCGCTGATCCACGAGGCCTGGCAGGCCGGGACGCTCGAGGACGGCGCCGCTGCCGCTTCGTGGCGCGCTAGAGGACCGACGGGGAACCGGACGATCGGCACCCGCGACCCCGGCGACGGCGAGCGCGTCCCGCTCGAGCCGGTCGATCCGGAGACGGCCTCGAGCCGCCCCCTCCATCGAACGATCCGTCGGCGCGGCTCCTGTCGCGAGTACGAGCGCGAGCCGATCAGCTTCCGCCAGCTCTCGACCGTGCTCGACCGGGCCGTCCGCGGCGTCCCGATGGACGTGCGGGGCGGGGGCGAGCGAAGCGAGACCGGCGCCGACCCGCCGCTCTCGTTCGTTGACCCCTACCTGATCGTCAACGGCGTCGACGGCCTCGAGTCGGGCAGCTACCACTACCACCCCGACGCGGGCGAACTCGAGCGCCTCCAGTCCGGCGCGTTCCGCCGCGAGGCGAGCCACCTCGCGCTGGACCAGCGACTGGGCGGCGAGGCCGCCGTCTGCGTCTACTTCCTGACCGACTTGGACGAACTCGTCGACGCGCTCGGTGACCGCGGCTATCGCGCGGCCCAACTCGAGGCCGCCCTGACCGCGGGGCGGCTGTATCTGGGGACCTACGCCCACCGGACGCTGGGCGGGACCGGGCTGACGTTCTACGACGACGTCGTGACGGACTTCTTCGCGCCGCGAGCCGCCGGACAGACCCCGATGTTCCTGTACACGATCGGACGACCGGCCTGA